One stretch of Gadus macrocephalus chromosome 12, ASM3116895v1 DNA includes these proteins:
- the LOC132468677 gene encoding desmoglein-2-like protein: MPLVYDYEGKGSSVGSVGCCFSLPEYDNDLKFLDDLDWKFKTLAGMCLPEPLHPPNPHKTVLTHITGQLKAESRQVQHRAARPEVKELKTVNTNNDIITNSTNFTQSSTDNTCYITTSSTVKSADCNITSSAVKHINSNSTSSAVYPSYASSTLKSTSNTATPPGPRAAVSMAVLPSANQLVMVQQQPIFYSTTSIPVACFIQPQIQCNALLAKGPTDGSLPSVALFNSNHQHMEYISGGRQAAGGIDFAQSNSKENRSSSQRHEDIRLVVDVDHGYQCMASSMSIAGNSLYGC, translated from the coding sequence ATGCCGTTGGTCTACGACTATGAAGGAAAAGGCTCTTCAGTTGGCTCTGTAGGCTGCTGCTTCAGCCTCCCGGAATATGACAATGACCTGAAGTTCCTAGACGACCTGGATTGGAAGTTCAAGACTTTGGCTGGAATGTGCTTACCAGAACCCCTGCATCCTCCAAATCCCCATAAAACTGTTCTCACACACATAACAGGGCAGCTCAAGGCTGAATCTAGGCAGGTTCAGCATAGGGCAGCTAGGCCTGAAGTCAAAGAGTTAAAAACAGttaacacaaacaatgacatcatcaccaacagcacTAACTTTACACAATCGTCAACCGACAATACATGCTACATCACCACATCATCCACTGTCAAGAGCGCCGACTGCAACATCACATCATCCGCTGTCAAACACATCAACAGCAACAGCACTTCATCAGCCGTTTATCCGTCCTACGCATCGTCCACTCTCAAAAGCACTAGTAACACTGCTACACCACCAGGCCCTCGGGCCGCTGTTAGCATGGCTGTGCTCCCTTCCGCCAATCAGCTAGTCATGGTGCAACAGCAGCCCATCTTCTACTCCACCACTTCGATACCTGTGGCCTGCTTCATTCAACCACAGATCCAGTGCAATGCCCTGCTGGCAAAAGGGCCAACTGATGGAAGCTTGCCAAGTGTAGCACTATTCAACAGTAACCATCAACACATGGAGTATATCTCAGGTGGAAGACAGGCAGCGGGGGGTATTGACTTTGCCCAGAGCAACAGCAAGGAAAACAGATCTAGCAGCCAAAGGCATGAGGATATCAGGCTTGTAGTAGATGTAGATCATGGGTATCAGTGCATGGCATCTTCCATGTCAATTGCCGGCAACTCATTGTATGGGTGttag
- the LOC132468538 gene encoding uncharacterized protein LOC132468538: MLLRVVLCETDIRRLSIENTPQSVEELCEVLRANLYLRGGFILQFEDPAFKDQLTNLTDIRDLPEERATLKVLFTADAALSVSTLYTASLPSLSSGESDSQQWPEPFPIPQFSHDVELTLQEANRRYAKDGSVMVIPKGMKTDILDTLADSMSKISPYPERQHYENVANALVEKHQSLKEPGSGKGWYGWFHSLKFKLGNYRQKLSAAGCPEVRVNKRIGEDAKGSRVKKSKKGEVHYCPDPPEGLSAEDMEGKQRMIEVEMLKKDLDHQQIEELMSATFSKRRKEIVGDQPLIGDVMTRWPAMFCERQVRAEFKRIVSTDLLESFLNGLDDLVPRLLEVYEAVTKSGKKPALKAILDCVKKDLSRRTENSKIGHQVLCLQ; encoded by the exons ATGCTGCTGCGAGTTGTCCTCTGTGAAACGGATATCAGACGCCTTTCCATCGAAAACACCCCCCAGAGTGTTGAGGAACTGTGCGAGGTGTTGCGTGCAAACCTTTACCTGAGaggtggatttattttacaatttgaGGACCCTGCGTTCAAGGATCAGCTGACCAACCTGACCGACATCCGAGACCTTCCTGAGGAACGAGCAACATTGAAAGTGTTGTTCACAGCTGATGCAGCTCTCTCAGTTTCCACATTGTATACAGCCAGCCTTCCATCTCTCAGTAGTGGGGAATCTGACTCCCAGCAATGGCCTGAGCCCTTCCCGATTCCACAGTTCTCACATGACGTTGAACTCACGCTGCAAGAAGCAAATAGAAGATATGCAAAAGATGGATCTGTGATGGTGATTCCTAAAGGTATGAAAACCGATATCCTGGACACACTTGCAGACAGCATGTCAAAGATTAGTCCTTATCCTGAGAGGCAACACTACGAGAATGTTGCAAACGCGCTTGTGGAGAAGCATCAAAGTCTCAAAGAGCCAGGTTCTGGAAAGGGTTGGTACGGCTGGTTCCACAGCCTGAAGTTTAAGCTCGGAAACTATCGGCAGAAGTTAAGTGCAGCTGGATGCCCAGAGGTGAGAGTCAACAAAAGAATAGGAGAAGATGCCAAGGGATCACGTGTGAAGAAGTCAAAGAAGGGCGAGGTCCACTACTGTCCAGATCCCCCTGAAGGACTGAGTGCTGAAGACATGGAAGGGAAGCAGAGGATGATTGAG GTGGAAATGCTGAAAAAGGACCTGGATCATCAACAGATAGAGGAGCTGATGTCTGCCACATTCTCCAAGCGCAGAAAGGAGATCGTAGGGGATCAACCTCTCATCGGGGATGTCATGACCAGATGGCCAGCCATGTTCTGTGAGAGACAG GTTCGGGCGGAGTTCAAAAGAATCGTAAGCACAGACCTTCTTGAGTCATTCCTCAATGGACTTGATGACCTGGTACCAAGACTGCTTGAAGTGTACGAAGCTGTGACCAAGTCGGGGAAGAAGCCTGCACTGAAAGCCATTTTAGACTGTGTGAAGAAAGATTTGAGTAGACGAACTGAGAATTCTAAAATTGGGCACCAGGTGTTATGTTTGCAATAA